In Centroberyx gerrardi isolate f3 chromosome 11, fCenGer3.hap1.cur.20231027, whole genome shotgun sequence, the following are encoded in one genomic region:
- the LOC139919545 gene encoding histone H2B 1/2 — protein sequence MPEPAKAAPKKGSKKAVTKTAAKGGKKRRKTRKESYAIYVYKVLKQVHPDTGISSKAMGIMNSFVNDIFERIAGEASRLAHYNKRSTITSREIQTAVRLLLPGELAKHAVSEGTKAVTKYTSSK from the coding sequence ATGCCTGAACCCGCCAAGGCAGCGCCCAAGAAGGGCTCCAAGAAAGCCGTGACCAAGACCGCCGCCAAGGGCGGCAAGAAGCGCAGAAAGACCAGGAAGGAGAGCTACGCCATCTACGTGTACAAGGTGCTGAAGCAGGTCCATCCCGACACCGGCATCTCCTCCAAGGCCATGGGCATCATGAACTCGTTCGTCAACGACATCTTCGAGCGCATCGCCGGTGAGGCGTCTCGCCTGGCTCACTACAACAAGCGCTCCACCATCACCTCCAGGGAGATTCAGACCGCCGTCCGCCTGCTGCTGCCCGGTGAGCTGGCCAAGCACGCCGTGTCCGAGGGCACTAAGGCGGTCACCAAGTACACCAGCTCCAAGTAA